Proteins encoded within one genomic window of Kibdelosporangium phytohabitans:
- a CDS encoding DUF1453 family protein, whose amino-acid sequence MSGPVEIVLIIAVIAYVLGRRLLGEPVQGKRLLLLPAVLLGAGLLDLTKVAQSPASIWFLIATTVLSAVLGLLRGASTRVFEKDGVVHLRYTVMTLVLWAANIAVKFGAGAVLGTVAPNADRGNGMMFTLGAGLLAEGLVVLSKAVRSEGRIMWAKGRNGQPHRMSPRLDAMQQQAQTWRNNSRP is encoded by the coding sequence ATGAGCGGTCCTGTTGAGATCGTCCTGATCATTGCTGTCATCGCTTACGTGCTGGGCCGCCGCCTGCTCGGTGAGCCGGTCCAGGGCAAGCGCTTGTTGCTGCTGCCCGCCGTGCTCCTCGGAGCCGGGCTCCTCGATCTGACGAAGGTGGCCCAGTCGCCGGCCTCCATCTGGTTCCTGATCGCCACCACCGTGCTCAGCGCTGTGCTGGGCCTGCTTCGCGGGGCGAGCACCCGGGTGTTCGAGAAGGACGGTGTGGTCCACCTGCGATACACAGTCATGACCTTGGTGCTGTGGGCGGCCAACATCGCGGTCAAGTTCGGCGCGGGTGCCGTGCTGGGCACCGTCGCCCCCAACGCCGACCGCGGCAACGGGATGATGTTCACACTGGGCGCGGGCCTGCTCGCGGAGGGCTTGGTGGTGCTGTCCAAGGCCGTACGCAGCGAGGGTCGGATCATGTGGGCCAAGGGACGCAACGGCCAGCCGCACCGGATGTCGCCGAGGCTGGATGCGATGCAGCAGCAGGCGCAGACGTGGAGGAACAATTCACGGCCATGA
- the infA gene encoding translation initiation factor IF-1, whose product MPRGSGGIEITGTVLECLRNATFRVELENGHKVLAHISGKIRKNYIKILPYDRVLVELSPYDLTRGRILFRYRT is encoded by the coding sequence GTGCCACGCGGATCAGGCGGCATCGAAATAACGGGCACTGTCCTGGAGTGCCTGCGTAACGCCACTTTCAGGGTGGAACTGGAGAACGGGCACAAGGTGCTCGCGCACATCAGCGGCAAGATCCGCAAGAACTACATCAAGATCCTGCCGTACGACCGGGTGCTCGTCGAGCTCAGCCCGTACGACCTCACACGCGGCCGGATCCTCTTCCGGTACCGCACCTGA
- a CDS encoding cobalamin B12-binding domain-containing protein, translating to MTHAVSADRVDALWSAVVAGDEYAAAGIVFAALDGGIPAEDVLLDVVAPVQAKVGLEWAANRISVAQEHAATAINDRVIAAMAHHPVARVEPRLGRVIVACIDGEWHALPARLLAEVLRLRGWRVDFLGAKVPVQHLISHLHLTGPDAVALSSSIATRLPTAHATITACQAAGVPVLAGGAAFGVDGRYARLLGANAWSPDARGAADLLADGLPQLTAEAHQPIDDLPHLADQEYTMVARTARSLVKQTMADLAERLPVMREYTSQQLDRTGEDIAHIVDFLATALYTDSLELFTGFLRWTSEILAARGVSGRFLLPTLDVLAVQLKDFTRASRFIKEACDDLGRALDEA from the coding sequence ATGACACACGCTGTATCAGCCGACCGGGTCGACGCGTTGTGGTCCGCGGTGGTCGCGGGTGACGAGTACGCCGCCGCCGGGATCGTGTTCGCCGCGCTGGACGGCGGCATCCCCGCGGAGGACGTGCTGCTCGACGTGGTCGCCCCGGTCCAGGCCAAGGTCGGGCTGGAGTGGGCGGCGAACCGGATCAGCGTCGCGCAGGAACACGCCGCGACCGCGATCAACGACCGGGTGATCGCCGCGATGGCCCACCACCCGGTCGCACGGGTCGAGCCACGGCTCGGCCGCGTCATCGTGGCGTGCATCGACGGGGAATGGCACGCGCTGCCCGCGCGCCTGCTCGCGGAAGTGCTGCGGTTGCGGGGCTGGCGTGTGGATTTCCTCGGTGCGAAGGTGCCGGTCCAGCACCTCATCTCCCACCTGCACCTGACCGGGCCGGACGCGGTGGCGTTGTCCAGCTCGATCGCCACCCGGCTGCCCACCGCGCACGCCACGATCACCGCTTGCCAGGCGGCGGGTGTGCCGGTCCTGGCTGGCGGAGCGGCGTTCGGTGTGGACGGGCGGTACGCCCGGCTGCTCGGTGCGAACGCGTGGTCACCGGACGCCCGTGGCGCGGCGGATCTGCTGGCCGATGGCCTGCCGCAGCTGACCGCGGAGGCCCACCAGCCCATCGACGACCTGCCGCACCTGGCCGACCAGGAGTACACGATGGTCGCCCGCACGGCCCGGTCCTTGGTCAAGCAGACCATGGCGGATCTCGCCGAGCGGTTGCCCGTGATGCGCGAGTACACGTCACAGCAGCTGGACCGCACCGGCGAGGACATCGCGCACATCGTGGACTTCCTGGCCACCGCGCTCTACACGGACTCGCTGGAGCTGTTCACCGGGTTCCTGCGGTGGACCTCGGAGATCCTGGCTGCCCGCGGCGTGTCCGGCCGGTTCCTGCTGCCCACGCTCGACGTGCTCGCCGTGCAGCTCAAGGACTTCACCAGGGCGAGCCGGTTCATCAAGGAAGCGTGCGACGACCTCGGCCGCGCGCTGGACGAGGCGTGA
- a CDS encoding DUF3140 domain-containing protein: MSDEQQDIRQDFGSAVNMTAKQLDEWLKSDESKSVGDKSDGESTGHASGRHIVKLLGKSRDDLTDGDYAHMRKVVGYVHRHLAQRPSGDVEDSRWRYSLMNWGHDPLKS, encoded by the coding sequence GTGTCCGACGAGCAGCAGGACATCCGGCAGGACTTCGGCAGCGCGGTCAACATGACCGCCAAACAGCTGGACGAGTGGCTGAAAAGCGACGAGTCGAAGTCCGTCGGCGACAAGTCCGACGGTGAGTCGACCGGGCACGCGTCCGGCCGTCACATCGTCAAACTGCTGGGCAAGTCCCGTGACGACCTGACCGACGGCGACTACGCGCACATGCGCAAGGTCGTGGGATACGTGCACCGGCACCTGGCCCAACGCCCCAGCGGCGACGTGGAGGACAGTCGCTGGCGTTACTCCCTGATGAACTGGGGGCACGATCCGCTCAAGTCCTGA
- a CDS encoding NAD(P)/FAD-dependent oxidoreductase: MVERTDVVVVGAGLAGLSAAWRLRQAGLDVVVCESADEVGGRVRTDVVDGFRLDRGFQVLLPSYPAVKALPGLASLRLQPFARGVVAAGADGRTELVPRRSALGDVARFAVQHTRDVLSLAAFSARDIAAPAKAIRSKPRRTTAAELSEVGLSPGLVDSVFRPFLAGVFLDRDLGTSSRVFHLIWRSFLRGGGALPASGMGALPHLLASFLRPGTVRCNTHVSAVTEHGVRLRTRHAIHARAVVVATDGTAAAQLLPGVTAPEWHSVVTYYYRLPAPPPDTGSTLLVDGELLLNTAVISNVAPGHAPPGRALVAASIPEPSDDPDLEGVVRERLSTLYGTDTSGWDLLRTYEIPQALPVMGPQHPLRQPVRIADGRYVCGDHRDTSSIQGALVSGRRAAAAVIQDLAARGQAARG; encoded by the coding sequence GTGGTCGAGCGGACGGATGTCGTGGTGGTCGGTGCCGGACTGGCCGGTCTGAGCGCCGCGTGGCGTCTGCGGCAAGCCGGGCTGGACGTCGTGGTCTGCGAGTCGGCCGACGAGGTGGGCGGGCGCGTACGCACCGACGTGGTCGACGGATTCCGGCTCGACCGGGGCTTCCAGGTGCTCCTGCCGTCGTATCCGGCGGTGAAGGCGTTGCCTGGCCTTGCCTCACTGCGGTTGCAGCCGTTTGCTCGTGGTGTTGTCGCCGCGGGAGCAGACGGTCGTACGGAGCTGGTCCCGCGCCGATCCGCGTTGGGGGACGTGGCGCGGTTCGCGGTGCAGCACACGCGTGACGTGTTGTCCCTCGCTGCCTTCTCCGCACGGGACATCGCGGCGCCCGCGAAGGCGATCCGGTCGAAACCGCGGCGGACCACAGCGGCTGAACTGTCCGAGGTGGGACTGTCGCCGGGCCTCGTCGACAGCGTTTTCCGCCCTTTCCTGGCAGGGGTGTTCCTGGACCGCGACCTCGGCACGTCGTCGCGTGTGTTCCACCTGATCTGGCGGTCGTTCCTGCGCGGCGGTGGTGCGCTGCCCGCGTCGGGTATGGGCGCGCTGCCGCACTTGCTCGCGTCATTCCTCCGGCCCGGCACGGTCCGCTGCAACACGCACGTCAGCGCCGTTACCGAACACGGTGTGCGGCTGCGGACGCGTCACGCCATCCACGCCCGCGCTGTTGTCGTCGCTACCGACGGCACGGCCGCCGCTCAACTGCTGCCCGGCGTGACCGCGCCGGAATGGCACTCGGTCGTCACGTACTACTACCGGCTGCCCGCGCCGCCGCCCGACACCGGCAGCACCCTGCTGGTCGACGGCGAGCTTCTGCTGAACACAGCCGTCATCAGCAATGTCGCACCGGGACACGCGCCGCCGGGACGGGCTTTGGTTGCCGCGTCGATACCCGAGCCCAGCGACGACCCGGACCTCGAAGGCGTCGTACGGGAACGACTGTCCACCTTGTACGGCACGGACACGAGCGGCTGGGACCTGCTGCGGACCTACGAGATTCCGCAGGCCTTGCCTGTCATGGGACCACAACACCCGCTCCGGCAGCCGGTGCGCATCGCTGACGGGCGTTATGTCTGCGGCGACCACCGTGACACGAGTTCGATCCAAGGCGCGCTGGTGTCCGGCCGTCGCGCCGCCGCGGCCGTCATCCAGGACCTCGCCGCACGGGGACAGGCCGCACGGGGATAG
- a CDS encoding carboxylate-amine ligase produces MVHTFGVEEEFLVVDRASRHTVARAGAVLKRAAAGVLPRGAALHPELLSSQVEFASGVCTSMTELHEHLLTGRRLLAEAARGEGLAVVSSGTAALSPTDLPVSDGTRFERITTMYAKVLQDYQVSGCHVHIGVPDRDTAVAVINHLSPWMPVLLALSANSPYDSGKDTGYASWRMIQQSRLPGGGLTPWFGSAAAFDEATESLVDWGVLADDTMSFWLARPSPRYPTVEVRVADAAATADEAVLQCALTRGLVRYALAELAAGREARPVDGQRGAAALWSAARHGLDGPGIDVRTGQRADGWGLVKELVDMLDDSAVRDLVDKVTGRGTGVRRQRQAGNPVAAVDELMTAMEER; encoded by the coding sequence GTGGTGCACACATTCGGGGTGGAAGAAGAGTTCCTGGTTGTCGACCGGGCTTCCCGGCACACGGTGGCACGGGCCGGCGCGGTGCTGAAGCGCGCGGCGGCGGGCGTTCTCCCCCGGGGCGCCGCGCTGCACCCTGAGCTGCTCAGCAGCCAAGTGGAGTTCGCCAGCGGCGTGTGCACGTCGATGACCGAGCTCCACGAGCACCTTCTGACGGGCCGCCGGCTGCTGGCGGAAGCCGCCCGCGGTGAGGGTTTGGCGGTGGTGTCCAGCGGGACAGCTGCGCTCAGCCCCACCGATCTGCCTGTGTCGGACGGTACGCGGTTCGAGCGGATCACCACGATGTACGCCAAGGTCCTCCAGGACTACCAGGTATCCGGTTGCCACGTCCACATCGGAGTGCCCGATCGGGACACGGCGGTCGCCGTGATCAATCACTTGTCGCCGTGGATGCCCGTGCTGCTGGCGTTGTCGGCCAATTCCCCGTACGACTCCGGCAAGGACACGGGGTACGCCAGCTGGCGGATGATCCAGCAGTCCCGCCTGCCCGGCGGCGGGCTGACGCCGTGGTTCGGCTCCGCCGCCGCGTTCGACGAGGCCACGGAGTCCCTTGTGGACTGGGGAGTCCTCGCCGACGACACCATGAGCTTCTGGCTCGCCCGCCCGTCGCCGCGGTATCCCACGGTCGAAGTCCGGGTCGCCGACGCGGCGGCCACCGCCGACGAGGCAGTGCTGCAATGTGCGCTGACACGAGGCCTGGTCCGGTATGCCCTCGCGGAACTGGCCGCCGGTCGGGAAGCCCGCCCGGTTGACGGGCAACGCGGCGCGGCGGCCTTATGGTCGGCGGCACGTCACGGTCTGGACGGCCCGGGAATCGACGTGCGGACCGGGCAGCGGGCCGACGGCTGGGGCCTGGTGAAGGAACTGGTCGACATGCTCGACGACTCGGCAGTGCGTGACCTCGTGGACAAAGTGACCGGTCGTGGAACGGGTGTGCGCAGGCAGCGTCAAGCCGGGAACCCGGTGGCCGCGGTCGACGAACTGATGACCGCGATGGAAGAACGCTGA
- a CDS encoding response regulator yields MTPIRLLVVDDQTAVRDALAVMLDLDPDITVVGTAADGEDAVAAVDEHSPQVVLMDLNMPVMGGVEATKLLHATHPDLRVVVLTTFEDDESILAALHAGARGYLTKDADRATIIQAVRSAHAGHSVLDPAVQSRLLTLASRTPAPEPDTTVPLTAREREILDLIGQGLRNSEIARQLYITEATVKTHINNLFAKADLHSRADAVRLALTLAAGSPPNH; encoded by the coding sequence ATGACCCCGATCCGGCTGCTGGTCGTGGACGACCAGACCGCGGTACGCGACGCGCTCGCCGTCATGCTGGATCTCGACCCCGACATCACCGTGGTCGGCACCGCCGCCGATGGCGAGGACGCGGTCGCCGCCGTGGACGAGCACTCCCCGCAGGTCGTGCTGATGGACCTGAACATGCCGGTCATGGGCGGTGTCGAAGCCACCAAGCTGCTGCACGCCACCCATCCCGACCTGCGAGTGGTGGTGCTGACCACGTTCGAGGACGACGAGTCGATCCTCGCCGCGCTGCACGCCGGTGCCCGCGGCTACCTCACCAAGGACGCCGACCGCGCCACGATCATCCAAGCCGTGCGCAGCGCCCACGCCGGGCATTCCGTTCTGGACCCGGCCGTGCAGTCCCGCCTGCTCACGCTCGCCAGCCGCACACCCGCGCCCGAACCGGACACCACCGTCCCGCTGACCGCCCGGGAACGTGAAATCCTCGACCTGATCGGCCAGGGGCTGCGCAACAGCGAGATCGCCCGGCAGCTGTACATCACCGAGGCGACCGTGAAAACGCACATCAACAACCTGTTCGCCAAGGCAGACCTGCACTCCCGTGCCGACGCCGTGCGGCTGGCCCTGACGCTCGCGGCCGGGAGTCCGCCGAACCACTGA
- a CDS encoding sensor histidine kinase: MNTDRERDKLRRPFVLGIIAVVSVVQLAGHPPAAFAWLVWGLAAVAIGCGLALSLLPRRQPAERILIPVFAVSSALLFPLATDTAAVVLVVVATATAGERLGRRQAFTIAGAGTAVAVIATWAAADLLHVLGTSSWWLPLTVGLPVYIGIARRNRAEAMAAAELAATQARRAAVSEAREAALEERGRIAREIHDVLGHALSGIAMQLEMADALHGGGRDDEANEAVRRARAMAVSGMGETRRAIHALREDTLPLAQTLTNLANGNAAGFAVRGEPGDVRVEVAQAVIRTAQEAVTNAHRHAPGAEVNLLLEYSDQLVRLTVTDTGAAGAVTTPDHAGSGMGLVGMRERASLLGGTLYAGPADQGWTVRLELPR, encoded by the coding sequence ATGAACACCGACAGGGAGCGCGACAAGCTGCGCCGCCCGTTCGTCCTGGGGATCATCGCGGTGGTCAGCGTGGTCCAGCTCGCCGGCCACCCGCCCGCCGCGTTCGCCTGGCTGGTGTGGGGGCTGGCAGCGGTGGCGATCGGTTGCGGACTGGCCCTCAGCCTCCTGCCACGGCGCCAGCCCGCCGAGCGGATTCTGATCCCAGTGTTCGCCGTGAGCAGCGCGTTGCTGTTCCCGCTGGCCACGGACACGGCAGCGGTGGTGCTGGTCGTCGTCGCGACCGCCACTGCGGGGGAGCGGCTGGGCCGCAGGCAGGCGTTCACCATCGCGGGCGCCGGGACCGCCGTCGCGGTCATCGCGACCTGGGCCGCTGCCGACCTGCTGCACGTGCTCGGCACCTCGTCCTGGTGGCTGCCGCTGACCGTCGGTCTGCCGGTGTACATCGGCATCGCCCGTCGCAACCGGGCCGAAGCGATGGCCGCGGCCGAACTGGCCGCCACGCAAGCGCGCCGCGCGGCCGTGTCCGAGGCACGGGAGGCGGCGCTGGAGGAGCGCGGCCGGATCGCCAGGGAGATCCACGACGTCCTCGGCCACGCCCTGTCCGGGATCGCGATGCAACTGGAGATGGCCGACGCCTTGCACGGGGGAGGCCGTGACGACGAGGCCAACGAAGCGGTGCGGCGCGCACGGGCCATGGCGGTGTCCGGAATGGGCGAGACCCGCCGTGCGATCCACGCCCTGCGGGAGGACACGTTGCCGTTGGCGCAGACGCTCACCAACCTGGCGAACGGCAACGCGGCCGGATTCGCCGTCCGGGGAGAGCCTGGCGACGTGCGTGTCGAAGTCGCCCAGGCGGTCATCCGCACCGCGCAGGAAGCGGTCACCAACGCCCACCGGCACGCCCCGGGAGCCGAGGTGAACCTGCTTCTGGAGTACTCCGACCAACTGGTGCGCCTCACGGTCACCGACACGGGCGCCGCCGGGGCCGTGACCACACCGGACCACGCGGGCAGCGGCATGGGCCTGGTCGGCATGCGCGAGCGCGCGAGTCTGCTGGGTGGCACCCTGTATGCCGGTCCCGCCGACCAGGGCTGGACGGTCCGATTGGAGCTGCCGCGATGA
- a CDS encoding helix-turn-helix transcriptional regulator: MTTTAARLLRLLGLLQQPRDWSGPQLAERLDVSSRTVRNDVERLRSLGYPIAATPGVAGGYRLGGGASMPPLLLDDDEAIAVTVGLRTATSVSGIEEAAERALSKLDRMLPTRLRYRVGALQESTVSIPHKGPVLDSEVLTAIATAIRTKETLRFHYQTHDGTPSSRSAEPHQLAHTRGRWYLLAWDTDRADWRTFRADRITPRTPNGPRFTARPVPGGDVVDYLKGKLDTATWRYRANVTVYAPAEHVVARLPPSVVVEPVDEQTCRVNVGSDNPRMLALWLGMLDADFEVTDSVELADELNALAGRYQRATAAIRATE, translated from the coding sequence ATGACAACGACGGCTGCTCGGCTCCTGCGTCTGCTCGGCTTGCTGCAACAACCGCGGGACTGGTCCGGGCCGCAGCTCGCCGAGCGGCTGGACGTCAGCTCCCGGACGGTCCGCAACGACGTGGAGCGGCTGCGTTCGCTCGGGTACCCGATCGCGGCGACGCCTGGTGTCGCGGGCGGGTACCGCCTCGGCGGGGGTGCCTCGATGCCGCCTCTGCTGCTCGACGACGACGAGGCCATCGCGGTCACGGTCGGCCTGCGCACCGCGACCAGCGTCTCCGGGATCGAGGAGGCCGCGGAGCGCGCGTTGTCGAAACTGGACCGCATGCTGCCCACGCGGCTGCGCTACCGGGTCGGCGCGCTGCAGGAATCGACGGTCTCCATCCCCCACAAAGGACCTGTGCTGGACAGCGAGGTCCTCACGGCCATCGCCACGGCCATCCGCACCAAGGAAACACTGCGCTTCCACTACCAGACCCATGACGGCACACCCAGCAGCCGTTCCGCCGAGCCGCACCAACTCGCGCACACCCGCGGCCGTTGGTATCTGCTGGCGTGGGACACCGACCGCGCCGACTGGCGTACGTTCCGGGCGGACCGGATCACACCACGCACACCCAATGGCCCACGGTTCACCGCACGTCCGGTTCCCGGCGGTGACGTCGTGGACTACCTGAAGGGGAAGCTCGACACGGCGACGTGGCGATACCGCGCGAACGTCACCGTGTACGCCCCGGCCGAACACGTCGTCGCCCGCCTGCCGCCGAGCGTGGTCGTGGAACCGGTCGACGAACAGACGTGCCGCGTCAACGTCGGCTCCGACAACCCCCGCATGCTCGCGCTCTGGCTGGGCATGCTCGACGCCGACTTCGAGGTCACCGACTCGGTCGAACTGGCCGACGAGCTGAACGCACTCGCCGGGCGCTACCAGCGCGCGACCGCCGCGATCAGGGCGACCGAGTGA
- a CDS encoding flavin reductase family protein, which produces MLISSENQDGTPNLAPISSAFWLGWRAMLGISAKSQSTRNLLRTGEGVLNLPSDTMAPAVDRLAMTTGSDPVPPGKLRRGYFHVADKFGRAGLTPVPSETVAPPRVAECPVAMEVVVEAVHPVAEADEQLRGGIVAVEVRVQRVFVHEELRLAGTDDHIDPDAWRPLIMSFQKFYGLGPQVHPSTLSRIPERLYRGPDIDRARAVPVKAVTPGR; this is translated from the coding sequence GTGCTCATCTCGAGCGAGAACCAGGACGGCACGCCGAACCTGGCGCCGATCTCGTCGGCGTTCTGGCTGGGCTGGCGCGCGATGCTCGGCATCTCCGCGAAGTCGCAGTCCACCCGCAACCTGCTGCGCACCGGCGAAGGCGTGCTCAACCTGCCGTCGGACACGATGGCGCCGGCGGTGGACCGGCTCGCGATGACCACCGGGTCGGACCCGGTGCCGCCGGGCAAGCTGCGGCGCGGCTACTTCCACGTCGCCGACAAGTTCGGCCGCGCCGGGCTCACCCCAGTCCCGTCTGAGACGGTGGCGCCGCCGCGCGTGGCCGAATGTCCCGTGGCGATGGAGGTCGTGGTCGAGGCGGTGCACCCGGTCGCCGAGGCGGACGAACAGCTGCGCGGCGGGATCGTCGCGGTGGAGGTCCGTGTGCAACGGGTGTTCGTGCACGAGGAACTGCGGCTGGCAGGCACCGACGACCACATCGACCCGGACGCCTGGCGCCCGCTGATCATGAGCTTCCAGAAGTTCTACGGCCTCGGCCCGCAGGTGCACCCGTCGACGCTGTCCCGGATCCCCGAGCGCCTCTACCGCGGCCCGGACATCGACCGTGCCCGCGCGGTCCCGGTGAAGGCGGTTACGCCTGGCCGGTGA
- a CDS encoding GNAT family N-acetyltransferase, producing MDSARFPSETGVLVTRVAENQWHAVDDGRVVGRGDTTHRPDGRVFLSIDSWHDTVFDLLADAMLADLGAPLYTVVDEADRELTARWQRAGFTIRRREWEYLVPTDPEVTKLPEAPPDVTVVGVGAAEERLLRELDRVIRDEVETSVGWREMPAEILPRQAVHPSKYAVAAHAGRYVGLLRIAMATRQPRIGLVAVRTGQRRRGIARALLGHVLGTLHRNGIESAWAEVNESNEAAIALFEGLGAQLMSSNIELTGGRRVLCHADQAASK from the coding sequence ATGGATTCTGCGCGTTTCCCGTCGGAAACGGGCGTACTGGTCACGCGAGTCGCGGAGAACCAGTGGCATGCTGTGGACGACGGCCGGGTCGTCGGCCGCGGCGACACCACGCACCGGCCCGACGGCCGGGTTTTCCTCAGCATCGACTCGTGGCATGACACAGTCTTCGACCTGCTCGCCGACGCCATGCTGGCGGACCTGGGGGCACCGTTGTACACCGTGGTCGACGAAGCCGACCGCGAGCTGACTGCCCGGTGGCAGCGGGCCGGGTTCACGATCCGGCGCCGCGAATGGGAGTACCTCGTCCCCACGGACCCCGAGGTCACCAAGCTCCCCGAGGCGCCGCCGGACGTGACGGTAGTGGGCGTCGGCGCGGCCGAGGAACGCCTCCTGCGCGAACTGGACCGCGTGATCCGCGACGAGGTCGAGACATCCGTCGGATGGCGGGAGATGCCCGCCGAGATCCTTCCCCGCCAGGCGGTGCACCCGTCGAAGTACGCGGTGGCAGCACACGCCGGCCGATACGTGGGGCTGCTCCGGATCGCGATGGCGACCAGGCAGCCGCGAATCGGCCTGGTGGCCGTCCGGACCGGGCAACGCCGTCGCGGCATCGCGCGCGCGTTGCTGGGCCACGTGCTGGGTACGTTGCACCGCAACGGGATCGAGTCGGCCTGGGCCGAGGTCAACGAGTCCAACGAGGCGGCCATCGCCCTGTTCGAGGGGCTCGGCGCCCAGCTCATGAGCAGCAACATCGAACTGACCGGCGGAAGGAGGGTGCTGTGCCACGCGGATCAGGCGGCATCGAAATAA
- a CDS encoding epoxide hydrolase family protein: protein MTQEIRPFSIAIPQADLDDLIDRVARARWPHHPAGGDWSRGVPVDYLKQLAEYWAGEFDWRAREAQLNEIPQFVTTIDGQDIHFLHVKSQRPDAVPLLMTHGWPSSPFEFTKVIQPLVEAGFDVVAPALPGYGFSTPVNEPGWGNLFRVAGAWAELMRRLDYSRYAVHGTDAGSGVSLLMPVVAAEHVIGVHLSGTSPALPFGPPIDTDGLTGEDLRRAEHFNQTQQDGIGYLHIQATRPQTVGYGLTDSPIAQLAWIVEKFKEWTFPASKLPQDKVDIDQVLTNVTIAWFTQSGLSSAHAVYEGMQVYRQMAAQQGDGDQAAWGPSAPVGYAVFAGDDTIRSLVDPAGQIAHWSEFDAGGHFPAMEVPDLLAADISTFFDR, encoded by the coding sequence ATGACACAAGAGATCCGCCCGTTCAGCATCGCCATCCCGCAGGCCGACCTCGACGACCTGATCGACCGCGTGGCCCGCGCCCGGTGGCCGCACCACCCCGCGGGCGGCGACTGGTCCAGGGGCGTGCCGGTCGACTACCTCAAGCAGCTCGCCGAGTACTGGGCCGGCGAGTTCGACTGGCGGGCCCGTGAGGCGCAGCTCAACGAGATCCCGCAGTTCGTGACCACCATCGACGGCCAGGACATCCACTTCCTGCACGTGAAGTCGCAGCGGCCGGACGCCGTGCCGCTGCTGATGACCCACGGCTGGCCCAGCTCGCCGTTCGAGTTCACCAAGGTGATCCAGCCGCTGGTCGAAGCCGGTTTCGACGTGGTCGCCCCGGCACTGCCCGGCTACGGCTTCTCCACGCCGGTCAACGAGCCGGGCTGGGGCAACCTGTTCCGGGTGGCAGGCGCGTGGGCGGAGTTGATGCGGCGGCTCGACTACTCGCGTTACGCCGTGCACGGCACGGACGCGGGATCGGGCGTGTCCCTGTTGATGCCCGTGGTCGCCGCCGAGCACGTCATCGGCGTGCACCTCAGCGGAACGTCCCCGGCGCTGCCGTTCGGCCCGCCCATCGACACCGACGGCCTGACCGGCGAGGACCTCCGCCGGGCCGAGCACTTCAACCAGACGCAGCAGGACGGCATCGGCTACCTGCACATCCAGGCCACGCGACCGCAGACGGTCGGCTACGGCCTGACCGACTCGCCGATCGCGCAGCTCGCGTGGATCGTGGAGAAGTTCAAGGAGTGGACGTTCCCGGCGTCGAAGCTGCCCCAGGACAAGGTGGACATCGACCAGGTGCTCACCAACGTCACGATCGCGTGGTTCACCCAGTCGGGACTGTCCTCGGCGCACGCGGTCTACGAAGGAATGCAGGTCTACCGCCAGATGGCCGCCCAGCAGGGTGACGGCGACCAGGCCGCGTGGGGGCCCAGCGCCCCGGTCGGCTACGCCGTTTTCGCCGGTGACGACACGATCCGCTCGCTGGTCGACCCGGCCGGGCAGATCGCGCACTGGTCGGAGTTCGACGCGGGCGGCCACTTCCCGGCGATGGAGGTGCCCGACCTGCTCGCGGCCGACATCAGCACCTTCTTCGACCGTTAG
- a CDS encoding STAS domain-containing protein gives MKPAFTATISTSEPHTLKVHVGGELTFGNAEDLDALIAEQLLRLPEVRDLFIDCADVAAVDSMGLSVLLMVKRRAQQANAQLHLDNRPARLERMLTLTGTYAHFTGQA, from the coding sequence ATGAAACCGGCGTTCACGGCGACAATCAGCACCAGCGAGCCGCACACGCTCAAGGTCCACGTCGGTGGCGAGCTCACGTTCGGGAACGCCGAGGACCTCGACGCGCTGATCGCCGAGCAGTTGCTGCGGCTGCCGGAGGTCCGTGACCTCTTCATCGACTGCGCGGACGTCGCCGCCGTCGACTCGATGGGCCTGTCGGTCCTGCTGATGGTCAAACGCCGCGCCCAGCAAGCCAACGCCCAGCTGCACCTGGACAACCGTCCCGCCCGTCTGGAACGCATGCTCACCCTGACCGGGACGTACGCGCACTTCACCGGCCAGGCGTAA